The Megalopta genalis isolate 19385.01 unplaced genomic scaffold, iyMegGena1_principal scaffold0037, whole genome shotgun sequence DNA window ATTATTTTGTTAACGACTTGCCATGTTCGTATTCGAAGAACGATGAAATTCGTGATCCACAGGAAAATAGTTTTTGTACTGCTAATCGAATGCAACCGTCTTCTTCCTAACAACGTGGTAAAAGTAATGTTCATCCGAGGAGTACATACACGTTTTTTGAGAAGCGCCCTCCACTAGGACCAATGGCTCTTTAGAAAATGTATCGTTCGAACGTGATATTTTCTTCTACTTTCCGAGGGGAAGACCAGAAGGGATCCAACGATCTGTGTGTCTCTCAACGATTCTTGTTCAAGCATATAAACTATCCTAACTCGATGATCAAATAATACATTATCATATGCATATTCAAGAGTTTAACGCTATCGTGCTCTGTGTGTCATGCTTTGGTTGATTTTATAACAAAACTTTAAACGCATGTCCACCTGTTAATACGTGTCTGTGGAAAAAAAAGGTAAAATCGTTTATATCCACCCTCTCCCCGTCCCAAACATGTTTCATCATggaacaaataattatacagtgATTTCTAACAAATAAGTCTAATCTACCCGTACATACtaagaaaatatattaaaaatgcaTCACCTGGTTTAGCTAAAATACCTTATGAAGATAGCGCTAGAacgacaaaaatttaaaaagaagcaATTTAATAACACACACTCGTTTTCTTCTCCCACTTGTTCCTTGGACGAGTATCTCCAAACCGTCTTGAATACCTCTAAACACAGTCATGAGAAACGAAATGCGAGGGTCTCACGCAGGTGCCATGCTTGTTAATTATAACACAGTTCTGCTCGTTATTTAGTATTACTGAAATTATGGAATGATATCTTGCTGCTGCTACTACACAGAAAAACGAATGACGTGTTCCATGCGAAGAGAGAAATCCCGTTTCAATAACATTATCCACTGCGATGCTTGTATGTACCAGCTTCGGTCCTGCAGCTTTCACAAAATTGCATAGCTCACCTCAAACACCCCCGACCCACTTCACACAgtctaatatatttatataatacgaATTGTTCAGCACATTAAATTGTTACCTTCGTTTATCGAACTTGTTACATACGGATCACATGATCGAGAATACTGTTTACTTTTAATATCACGAATTcctcacatatatatatatatatatgtatgtatgtatgtatgtatgtacatataatgTTTGGCACGATTACCGTATCGGCATCCAGTTAAGATTCTAATGTAAGCAGCTTATTATTGCAAATTGACTCACACAAGTGTGCTTTAGTCATTCTAGCTGAAATACAATATTTTTCGCCCCCATGCCCTTCTTCTACTTCAACATACCATAATGTACCTTTGAAAACATGACAGCGATATATTCCAGTAAGAGAAAAACCACTTCTACCGGTAGTTATAGAGTTGTGCTTCCAGGGTACGAATGTTTCACGTATTCCTGCAGTATAAAAGACATCTGAACAGAAACTACCCAACCAATAGATGTATGTATACTTAGAATGCAAttcataaaattgttatgaatatattataatgcaaGACGATAGCGTGGTCCCAATATATAGGAGGCGTTTTGAACCATTCGTATACCAAACCTTCGACACAGTTCATACTCAATGAAAAATGGGTGACTACGAATTCTCTCTCCTGCTTTCCAAGATGTCCGATTATACGTATAAAAGCTTCTTCTTGGTAAAACGAATGCTGCACACCATTTTCGTTCCATTAAGATAAAAACATCGTCTAGGTGGTACTACTTTGTCGATAACTGCCACAATGCCGTTTGCTTTCCTATTCGTTGTCAAAATTAGCGGGAAACTCCAACACAGTTCAGACGAATTGTTTTCTGCGATGAAGAAAATGATCTCaaaatacccccccccccctccttccCAAACACGTTCGACGGAAAAAACATTTCGAGTACGTTGCTCGTGTCTTCGTGAGTTAACATAACTGTAAAACAAACTGATacctctttttctttttgcgCGAGTTCCGCATAGTTCTCGTTAGCGAAACTTACTCTGATCTAAAACATACTTTATACACACACATCTTCTTGTCTCTTTACTCGCGGAACGATTCAGCATGGTCGAATCTGTGAAAATAATTATCTAGTGGCATGATGCCagccaaaaaaaaaacaatgttACAGTACCAATACCGCGCGCATAAAAACCGTATATACTTCGAGCCTTCGTCATCGTAATAGTCGCATGCTCTTATTGAAAATGTATTGTTGCTACTTGCGATAAAGATCTGGCATATCTGGCGTTTCTGGGTCGTCTCGAGTCGACAGACATGCAACGAATTAccgtttttctctctctctctctctctctctctctccataccTCGAAGCCCTTACAGCCTAATTGAACCGAGGTACCTATATGCGGTGTGTTCCAGGGCTAGCCAATTTAGCCGACGAGTTCGCGTTCTATTGTCAATAAGCAGAATAACTTGTGCATTGTATAACTTAGCGATGCAATGCGTCGAGGGGGAAACCTTTCTGCACCTGAGAAAATACATTTGCACAAGTGGTAACGGAGAGAAGGGAATAGCTCACCAAAGGAGGCTCTAGTTTTGCTGCAGTTTTTGTCGCAGTGAGCCCCAAAATTGTGCAGCACACGGCCGGATGACGTTTGGGAGAATACTTGATGCTTGGTCGAGATATGGAAGTGTGTGAACGCTAGGTGTTTGTATGACTTGATTCGCCGTGCAACTCGTCTGCGATACTTGGTGCGCAAATTTCTAGAAACAAACAGTTTTCCCCCTTCCTCAACCCGTACTAATAATCCTCTCTCACCACCACTCCTCTCATCTGATCTCATTCTTATGGTTACATAGACAGGCCACTGACGTCGTCGATAACGAGCAACAGCCTGGACGACATGTGTGCGGGTATCTCTTGCGTGCGATACAAGTTTGTAAGGTGTATGCCATACTGAAAAGGATTGCTGGTATTAATAATGGTGAATTAAGAGTTTCACAAAATAAGTTGTCAAAAAGTTTTCTTGTTAACATTTATTCCTCTCCTGCTGTATCACAATCCTTGTACAAATTTGTCAGTTAACGCtttgcataatttttattaaacctAACCCGGTCTCTGTTGATGGTCTTTGAAATAACAATCAGTACCCGTTTTTACTACTAGATCTATCCGTTTAAATACGTATGTGTTGTACAAATgtgtttaaatttatatatatatatatatatctatagaaATTATACATTCATATTTTAggttttgttcgaataaaagcgtTGTAACTctggaaaaaaaaaataaaaatatccgaGATCAAACGTTCTTTGAGAGTAATGATAAATTCGAATAGTTCCAATATTCGTATTGTTTCAAAATGTAAAACTGCAAAGAGAAATACATTGGTTCCGATACAGATTACAAACCAAACTGGAGAAAGGCGTAGAGAGACTAGAACGTGGGATTCCTGTTCCCCCTTGCGGTATGCTCCCAGCATCACTGCAAACAGCAACCTCCCTCCGCCCGTCCCATTGCCATCTCAAACGGTGAGACTGCAAGTAAAAAACAGCCAGATATACACCAGGGTAGTGATGCGACTTCTAATCCCAGGACACCAACGCGGTGCCTAACATTGGTTTCGAGATGTGTTTAATCGTAACCGCTGCGTTATTTTCCATCGATACGATGTCGTCATCTTCGAGTTATGTAGAGCAGAGAGAACGCTATCCTAGGTTTTTCAGGCCAGGGCGTCCAATTCCGTCTCTTCTCTTCATCGCTGCAACGGGACTTTGATTTCGCTCAATTTAGACATGAAAGAATCCAAGCTGCTCAATTCGGGGCACAGAGGACCTTGCCAAGGATTAACCTCTTCGTAAGGTTTCGGATCGTTCGGGTCTTCGCCGTTATAAAGGAACTGTTTCTTGAACTGCTGCCATTTTGAGATTCTGGACAACTGCTTGCTGCGCAGTTCGTGTTCGGCCTTGGAGAGAGCGCAAGTGAGCACCGCCTCGACGCGTAGATCACGTTTTCGATTTCGACGACACAACAGCTTCTTGCAACGAACTCTGCTGATCCAATTGGCCAATTGTTCGGTGTGGCTCGGTTTGTCGAAGTCGATCTCACGGGGTCTCTTTGTAGCCACCATGATGTTTCCGGTTCCTCCTCTCCTCTGACGTCGGCACAGCGTAACGGATTTCTCGAACTTTCCACTTTGGTTTCGCAAAAGAAACCATAGAACGGACAAAGCTCTAACAGCCTTGTAACGTTCTTAAACTCTGACCTAATTACCGAAAAAGTAAGAAGGACACCAACCTGTATCTGGCTCGTGTTTCTTGTCGAACGACGGAAGAAAAATCCCGTGGTAAACTCGAGGAACAAAATGAATCACTTTAAGCTTGCGAGCAAGATACGATCTTCACCATTCGAGGATGACTCAG harbors:
- the LOC117221414 gene encoding uncharacterized protein LOC117221414; translation: MVATKRPREIDFDKPSHTEQLANWISRVRCKKLLCRRNRKRDLRVEAVLTCALSKAEHELRSKQLSRISKWQQFKKQFLYNGEDPNDPKPYEEVNPWQGPLCPELSSLDSFMSKLSEIKVPLQR